CGGCCAGCGTCTCTTGAGCGGCAATGTGTGTGTGAGCGAAGGCCAACGCCGCACAGAATACAAGTCCTTTATATATATGTTTCATTTTTTATAGTCTTTATGTTAATAAAACCATTACCAACCGGGATTTTGGTTGAATTCCGGATACATCGTCACATCGCTTGTCTTGAACGGCAACCAATAGTGCTTACTTGTCAATTTACGTTCCGTCACCACCTCTTCACGGAAGTTTATAACTTTACGTTCTTTAGGCTCAGCCTTAGGGTCAAATGCCTCTGCACGATCAAACAGTTGCTTGGTTTTGATATTGTAAGGATATTCAGTCAGCAACTTCCAACGGCGCAGGTCATTGAAACGATGTCCTTCATAAGCCAATTCCACGGCACGTTCACGACGAACTTCACCCATGAATTTCTCCAGGTCGGTGGTGTAGCTGGCTGCAACATCCTCCACACCTGCACGTTCACGGATCACATTCACCGCTTCTACTGCACTCTTTGAAAAAGAGGTAGATTTACCGTTGGCAGAACCGTAGCCTTGTGCGGCAGCTTCGGCATACAATAAATATACTTCCGCCAAACGTAACCATGCCAAATGGAAATGAGTAGCTTTCCCATAACCATAGTCCTGATCACCCTTATTGGCACCCAATGGAATAAATTTATAGTTGAAATAGCCTGTACGACTGGTTTTCTGAGGATCGTTACAACAGTTTCCACCTTCGTATAGATTGGCATACTCATACTCTTTATAGTCCTCTGCATTTTTGATCTGCTTGACACCATCGTAAATAAAGTTATTATAAAAACGAGGGTCGCGATCTTTCCACGGCTGTGACTTGCTAAAGTTGGAGTTGGGATCATCAAGAGGCATACCGTTTGCCATACCAAAATAATTCACGTAATTAGCTGCAGGGCAAAGAATGATACCATCACCGTCACAAATATATGAAAGTTGATAGGAATTCATCTGACGCCAGTAGGAATCAGCACCGAAAGTAGGGCTACGCATGATGGCTTCGGTACCACCGGGCATCAGCCAGTTCTGCTCTTTGGTATAGAACAGGTTGCTGTAATGTTCGAAATCTACCAAAGCATATTGGGTCTGGCCACCCTCTACCATTGCAAGTACCTTACCCAGAACTTCGGCAGCACGTTTACAATATTCCGCATCGTAAGAACGGTCACTGTTTTCCCCTCCATTCTTCATCAAAGGACTACCGGCATAAAGCAGGCATTTACCCAAATAAGAGAGCGCCCAGATTTTGTTGGGACGGAAAGCATTATTACCCTTCGTACGGCTACCGGTAGCAGTATCATCCCAGTCAACAGGAAGCAGGTCGGCAGCACGCTGAAAGTCTTTTGCCATCTTCTCAGCATTTTCCTGATAGCTTTCGCGCGGCATATTGAACTGTTCGACAGGAGAAAGAGGTCTTTCCAGATAAGGCAGACCGCCCCAGTAAGTTGTCAGTTGAAAGTAAAACCAGGCACGGAAGAAATAAAGTTGGCCTTCAAGAAAATCACGTTCTTCTTGCGTGGCATCCTTCAGCATACCATTCTGTAGAGCCTCAAGACCAAGATTGGCCTGACGGATAGCATACCAGCCACCTCCCCAAAGGGATTTGGCAA
The nucleotide sequence above comes from Bacteroides intestinalis DSM 17393. Encoded proteins:
- a CDS encoding RagB/SusD family nutrient uptake outer membrane protein, whose protein sequence is MKNKIFYILFALLSVSFAFTSCTDYLERDSDSVLSEEDAFKNFNNFQGFIEVMYNVIPDLAKHYWVSSFNWGDDEVITTGNGEYLMGYAIDGGNYRTYIGKGDCFLDRSWSLDGDRFAKSLWGGGWYAIRQANLGLEALQNGMLKDATQEERDFLEGQLYFFRAWFYFQLTTYWGGLPYLERPLSPVEQFNMPRESYQENAEKMAKDFQRAADLLPVDWDDTATGSRTKGNNAFRPNKIWALSYLGKCLLYAGSPLMKNGGENSDRSYDAEYCKRAAEVLGKVLAMVEGGQTQYALVDFEHYSNLFYTKEQNWLMPGGTEAIMRSPTFGADSYWRQMNSYQLSYICDGDGIILCPAANYVNYFGMANGMPLDDPNSNFSKSQPWKDRDPRFYNNFIYDGVKQIKNAEDYKEYEYANLYEGGNCCNDPQKTSRTGYFNYKFIPLGANKGDQDYGYGKATHFHLAWLRLAEVYLLYAEAAAQGYGSANGKSTSFSKSAVEAVNVIRERAGVEDVAASYTTDLEKFMGEVRRERAVELAYEGHRFNDLRRWKLLTEYPYNIKTKQLFDRAEAFDPKAEPKERKVINFREEVVTERKLTSKHYWLPFKTSDVTMYPEFNQNPGW